The nucleotide window TGCGGCGGTGCATTCGGTCTTTTCCGGAGCAAGGCCCCCGTGGCCCGCAGTACAGGAGGCAATATGGCGAAGATAGAGATCAGGAATCTGACCAAGATATTCGGGCCAGCCCCCGACAAGGCGCTGGCCATGGTCCGCGAGGGCAAACCCAAGGACGAGATATACAAGCGCACCAAACACGCCGTGGGCGTCAACCGTGCCTCGTTCGACGTGGACGAGGGCGAGATAGTGGTGGTCATGGGCCTTTCCGGCAGCGGCAAGTCCACGCTGGTGCGCTGCCTGAACCGGCTCATCGAACCCACCGACGGCACGGTGCGCATCGACGGCACCGACGTGACCGCCCTTTCGGTGAAGGATCTGCGCGCCTTGCGCCAGCGCACCTTCGGCATGGTGTTCCAGAATTTCGCGCTGTTTCCCCACCGCACCGTGCTGGAAAACGCCGAATACGGGCTGGAAGTGATGGGGGCCACCAAAACGGCCCGCCGGGACAAGGCGGCAGAGGCCCTGGCCCGCGTGGGCCTTGCCGGGTGGGAAGCGGCCCGGCCCGGTCAGCTTTCCGGCGGCATGCAGCAACGCGTGGGCCTGGCCCGCGCCCTGGCGCTGGACCCGGACATCCTGCTGATGGACGAGGCCTTCAGCGCGCTTGACCCGCTGATCCGGCGCGACATGCAGGACGAACTGCTGCGTTTGCAGGACGACGTGCGCAAGACCATCGTGTTCATCAGCCACGACCTGGACGAGGCGCTGAAGATCGGCGACCGCATCGTGCTCATGCGCGCCGGGTCCGTGGTGCAGGTGGGCACGCCCGAAGACATCCTGACCAGCCCGGCGGACGACTACGTGGCCCGCTTCGTGGCCGACGTGGACATTGCCCGCGTGCTTACGGCGGGCACGGTGATGAAGCGGTCCGAGGCTGTGGCGGTGCTGGGCGTGGACGGCCCGCGCACGGCCCTGCGCAAGATGCGCAACCACGCCATCGCCACCCTGTTCGTGCTCGACCGCAACCACAAGCTGGTGGGGCTGGTCACCGCCGACGACATCGCCGACCACATGGCGGGCGGCGAGCGCGATCTTGCGGCCATCATGCGCACCGACATCACCACGGTACCCACGGATGCCCCCGCCTCCGAACTGATTCCCCTCATGGCCGGGCTGCCCCACCCGCTGGCCGTCACCGATGAACGCGGTCGGCTGGCCGGGGTCATCGTGCGCGGGCTGCTGCTGGGGGCGCTGGCCGAACGAGGAGGGAACGCCTGATGGAGGTGACGAACATGACGAGCATGACGAACATGATGGGCCAGATGAGCCAGATGAGCCTGACGGGCCTGACGGACATTGCCGGTACCTTTCCGCGCATTCCCCTTGGCCGGTGGCTGGAAGCGGCCATCGATTTTCTGGTCACCCATCTGGCCCCGGCCACGCGGGCCTTTTCCGCCGTGACCGAAAGCGGGCTGAACCTGCTGGAGGCCGGGCTGGACGCATTGCCGCCGGTGCTGCTCATCGCCCTCATGGGGCTGGTGGCGTGGCGGGTCACCCGCAAGGTGGCACTGGGCGTATTTGCCGTGGCCGGGCTGGCCCTGGTCTGGAACATGGGCCTGTGGCAGGCCACCATGAGCACCCTTGCGCTGGTGCTGGTGGCCACCCTGCTGGCCGTGCTGGTGGGCATTCCGCTGGGCATCGCCGCCGCCATGAGCGACCGGACCCGCGCCGTGGTCATGCCCGTGCTGGACGTGATGCAGACCATGCCCGCCTTCGTCTACCTGATTCCCGCCATCCCCTTCTTTGGCCTTGGCAAGGTGGCCGCCGTGTTCGCCACGGTGATCTTTGCCATGCCGCCCGCCATCCGCTTTACCTGCCTCGGCATCCGGCAGGTGCCCGCCGAACTGGTGGAATGCGCGGAAGCCTTCGGTACCGGGCGCTTCCAGCGGCTGGTGAAGCTGGAACTGCCCCTGGCCGCGCCCACCATGCTGGCGGGCGTGAACCAGACGGTCATGCTGGCCCTGTCCATGGTGGTCATTGCCGCCATGATCGGCGCGCGCGGCCTGGGTGGCGAGGTGTGGAAGGCCATTCAGCGGCTGGAAATGGGCAACGGGTTCGAGGCGGGCATCGGCATCGTCATCGTGGCCATCTGCCTTGACCGCATATTGCAGCATGTGGGGAAGCGGGTGGGCGGCTAAGGTGACGGCACCAGGGGCCTTTTGCCCTCTGCCTGCGTCAGAACGTTTTTTTGTTCCGGTCAAATACCTAAGAGCGCGTTGCGGTCCCCATCCGTAAGGTTCGCGCTCCGCGCTCACCGACGGCTGGGGCATGTTCCCTCCACAAAAAAACGCCCTTCCTTGGCAGAGAACAAAATTCCTCCTGGTGCTCATCTTGGCCTCACCGCACGCCCCGCATCACATCGCCGCAGTGCGCGGCACAACCTCCAACAGAGGAGCACGACATGAAGAAAGTAGTGCTGATGACCCTGGCGGTCCTGTTGCTGGCAACGCAAGCCCTTGCGGCTGCGCCCATGGCAACGGACGGCAAGCCCGTTCGCCTTGCCTACGTGGAATGGGACTGCGCCACCGCCAGCACCCATCTGGCCAAGGCAGTGATAGAAGACAAGCTGGGCCGCAAGGTGGAAGTGCTGCCCGTCAGCGCCGCCGCCATGTGGATGGCCGTTGCCACGGGCGACGTGGACGGCATGGTCACCGCGTGGCTGCCCGTGACCCACGGCGACTACCTGAAGAAGGTCGAAGGCAAGGTGAAGGACCTTGGCCCGCTGGTGGGTGGGGCGCGCCTTGGCTGGGCCGTGCCCGACTACGTGCCCCTGAAGTCCATCGAGGAACTGAAGGCCAATGCGGGCAAGTTCAAGGGCAAGGTCATCGGCATCGACCCCGGTTCCGGCCTGATGAAGCTGTCCGAAAAGGCCATGCAGGAATACGGCCTGAATGAAATGATTCTGGTGGAAGGCAGCGGGGCCACCATGACCGCCGCACTGGACGACGCCATCCGCCGCAAGGAATGGATCGTGGTCACCGCCTGGTCGCCGCACTGGATGTTCGGCCGCTGGAAGCTGCACTACCTGGACGACCCCAAAAAGACGCTGGGCGAAGAGGAACGCATCCACACCGTGGTGCGCAACGGCCTGGACAAGGACATGCCCGACGTCTACGCCTTTCTCGACCGCTTCCGCTATGCCGACGCCAACCAGCTGGAAACGCTGATGGCCTGGAATCAGGAAAAGGGCGCGGACCTCATGGCCAACGCCCGGCGGTTCATGAAGGAGCACCCCGAACTGGTCAGGGAGTGGCTGGGGAAGTAGGGGAAGAAGAGGAAAGAAATGGAAAGCGCGGCGGGTAACCGTCGCGCTTTTTTTGGGGCAGTCTGTCGGAATGTGCGGCAGGCCCGGCCCACCCCACTGCGTACCGGGCCGGGTTGTTTTCCGGGGGGCCTTCACGTACCTGTACGTCTCTTTACATTGCTTGACATTGCAGGCCGTCCCGTGCGCCATCACGCATAGCAGTTGTGCCGGGCAGGGCGCCG belongs to Nitratidesulfovibrio sp. and includes:
- a CDS encoding glycine betaine/L-proline ABC transporter ATP-binding protein, translated to MAKIEIRNLTKIFGPAPDKALAMVREGKPKDEIYKRTKHAVGVNRASFDVDEGEIVVVMGLSGSGKSTLVRCLNRLIEPTDGTVRIDGTDVTALSVKDLRALRQRTFGMVFQNFALFPHRTVLENAEYGLEVMGATKTARRDKAAEALARVGLAGWEAARPGQLSGGMQQRVGLARALALDPDILLMDEAFSALDPLIRRDMQDELLRLQDDVRKTIVFISHDLDEALKIGDRIVLMRAGSVVQVGTPEDILTSPADDYVARFVADVDIARVLTAGTVMKRSEAVAVLGVDGPRTALRKMRNHAIATLFVLDRNHKLVGLVTADDIADHMAGGERDLAAIMRTDITTVPTDAPASELIPLMAGLPHPLAVTDERGRLAGVIVRGLLLGALAERGGNA
- a CDS encoding ABC transporter permease subunit → MSLTGLTDIAGTFPRIPLGRWLEAAIDFLVTHLAPATRAFSAVTESGLNLLEAGLDALPPVLLIALMGLVAWRVTRKVALGVFAVAGLALVWNMGLWQATMSTLALVLVATLLAVLVGIPLGIAAAMSDRTRAVVMPVLDVMQTMPAFVYLIPAIPFFGLGKVAAVFATVIFAMPPAIRFTCLGIRQVPAELVECAEAFGTGRFQRLVKLELPLAAPTMLAGVNQTVMLALSMVVIAAMIGARGLGGEVWKAIQRLEMGNGFEAGIGIVIVAICLDRILQHVGKRVGG
- a CDS encoding glycine betaine ABC transporter substrate-binding protein yields the protein MKKVVLMTLAVLLLATQALAAAPMATDGKPVRLAYVEWDCATASTHLAKAVIEDKLGRKVEVLPVSAAAMWMAVATGDVDGMVTAWLPVTHGDYLKKVEGKVKDLGPLVGGARLGWAVPDYVPLKSIEELKANAGKFKGKVIGIDPGSGLMKLSEKAMQEYGLNEMILVEGSGATMTAALDDAIRRKEWIVVTAWSPHWMFGRWKLHYLDDPKKTLGEEERIHTVVRNGLDKDMPDVYAFLDRFRYADANQLETLMAWNQEKGADLMANARRFMKEHPELVREWLGK